CCTTAAATAATCTTCAAAATCTTCTTCAACTTCGTTATTTTGTACAGGTACCTTGTCAAACACATCTAAATATAACGGTTTTTCATCTTTCGATTCATCTGTTTCGCAATCTGTTTCAAATATATCTGACAAATCTTCTGAATCCGAAACTAAGTCTGAACTCGTACTAGATTGTTCTTCGTCTtcgttgtatttatcattcttagCAACAAAATCTTTAAGTTTTTTTGAAGCTTCAAGTTGAATGTTTGATAACTCTTCAGGTTCAACGATAATGTCGGTATCGGATAATTGTGTGTTGAGATTAATGCGGGGTTCGTTTTCGGCCTTTGCATGAAGAAGCTCGAGATCTTGTTCGAGTCTAGGAATGTATCTTCTAACAGCACGAAGAGCGTCTCTGTATTTCGATTTGTCTAATGCCTACAACATACAAAAAGTAAAATTAATGAAATTTGAACAAAAAATATGTAAAACAAAGATGTCAATGCGGGCGGATTGCGTAACGGGTAAAACTAGGTGGTTTATATGTGCGAGTCTCGAAACGGACCGGGTCAAATTGGGTCAATCCACCAACACACTCTGGTCCAATCTTTATGATTGTACTTCGTTAACAATAGATATATGAAACAAAGTGACATAACTACATAACAACATTAACATAATATAAGATTTAGGACACTATAACATTTGAATCACCAACAGACAACTTTTGACCCGTTTGACCCGTTTTTTGACTTTAAGCTCAATGAAAAAAACATACCTTTTTCCTAGGGAGAGTGACCCTCGGCGACATAATCTCAGTAGGCGGTTGCGAATAATTCTTCCCTCTATACATAATAATCGTATCATTATCCCGAATATCGAGCACGATTCCTCCACTTAATTTCGCAAGTTCGACAGCCATTTCTTTAACCTCGTCGGGCGTAAACGTTTTCACAATCACTTGTAACGTCTCGTGTTTCTTCCAATGCAAATGCATGTTAAGAATCACACCTTGATATATACCCCGTCTACCAACGGGTACATAATTCTTGCTTTTTATGCCCATTTTCAAGAAATAAAAGTGTTCTTCGGGAGTTAGTATTTCGGGATCGTGTGTGGTTTCCGATAACT
This genomic stretch from Rutidosis leptorrhynchoides isolate AG116_Rl617_1_P2 chromosome 11, CSIRO_AGI_Rlap_v1, whole genome shotgun sequence harbors:
- the LOC139877348 gene encoding uncharacterized CRM domain-containing protein At3g25440, chloroplastic isoform X1, encoding MMMAVCRSKQLKNLIYIPFLYRQFIHKPSFSYVIHKAMDQKMAVISSGAEKYLPGSIQWCHLGPISTGQKVHEPAVGPGTDPMVNGSGDVKPKRKKLKGKRAVVRWLKFFRFKKKKDYERMTAEEKFLFKLRKARRKEQQLVEALNKIEPKELSETTHDPEILTPEEHFYFLKMGIKSKNYVPVGRRGIYQGVILNMHLHWKKHETLQVIVKTFTPDEVKEMAVELAKLSGGIVLDIRDNDTIIMYRGKNYSQPPTEIMSPRVTLPRKKALDKSKYRDALRAVRRYIPRLEQDLELLHAKAENEPRINLNTQLSDTDIIVEPEELSNIQLEASKKLKDFVAKNDKYNEDEEQSSTSSDLVSDSEDLSDIFETDCETDESKDEKPLYLDVFDKVPVQNNEVEEDFEDYLRRISARSKKDKDLEPDFDDVDRAVLKAASLLKKRR
- the LOC139877348 gene encoding uncharacterized CRM domain-containing protein At3g25440, chloroplastic isoform X2, translating into MDQKMAVISSGAEKYLPGSIQWCHLGPISTGQKVHEPAVGPGTDPMVNGSGDVKPKRKKLKGKRAVVRWLKFFRFKKKKDYERMTAEEKFLFKLRKARRKEQQLVEALNKIEPKELSETTHDPEILTPEEHFYFLKMGIKSKNYVPVGRRGIYQGVILNMHLHWKKHETLQVIVKTFTPDEVKEMAVELAKLSGGIVLDIRDNDTIIMYRGKNYSQPPTEIMSPRVTLPRKKALDKSKYRDALRAVRRYIPRLEQDLELLHAKAENEPRINLNTQLSDTDIIVEPEELSNIQLEASKKLKDFVAKNDKYNEDEEQSSTSSDLVSDSEDLSDIFETDCETDESKDEKPLYLDVFDKVPVQNNEVEEDFEDYLRRISARSKKDKDLEPDFDDVDRAVLKAASLLKKRR